The DNA region ACAGTGCCCGTGAAACACGCGGTCGTTGGCCGAACGCCCCCGCCCCCGCCCCGGTCTGGCCGCTGCCGTCAGGGCAGTTGGGCGGACAGTCCCGCGGTGAGGAAGGCGAGTCCGGCGGTGAACGCGTGGTCCGGGTCGGCTGGTTGTCCGGTCTGCCATTCGGCGAGGTGGGGGTAGCGTTCCGGGTCCACCGTCGCCGCGGCGTTGTCGCCGGCCCCGGCCTGCCTCGCCCGTCCGGTGTGTGCGGCCTGCTCCTGCAGGACGAAACCGATGACGTAGCTGGTCACCGCGTGTCCGAACGTGGCGGCCTGGGCCAGGGTGAGTCCTTCGGCGCGCATCCGGGCCAGTCCTTCCTCGACTGTTTCCAGCGTCCCGGTTCCGGGGGTGAGGTGGCCGGAGACCAGGCGCGCTCCGTCGCGGTGGGCGAGTAGTGCTTGCCGTAGCCGGTGTGCGAAGCGCGTCGTGCGTTCCGCCCATCCCGCCGCCTCGCCGTCACCCGTGTCGATCGCGGTGAACGCCCGCGCGACGACGGTGTCCGCCATCGCCCCGAGCAGCTCGTGTTTGCTGCGTACGTGCCAATACAGGGCGCCGCGTTGGACACCGAGCCGGTCGGTCAGTGCCCGGGTGGTCAGTCGTTCCAGGCCGACTTCGTCCAGTAGGTCGAGTGCGGCGCGTACGACGTCCTCGCGGTGCAGTGCCATGGGGTGGGCGCGGTCCTTCCGGCCGGGGGATTCCAGTGACTTGAGCTTAGCTCAGGTCGCCCGGCTATGATCGACCTGAGCATTGCTCAAGTACGGTGAACTCGACTGCCGGGCAGGCCGGTTCGCCGCTGTCGACGACGGAAATGAGGGGTGGGCATGGGTGAGTATGTGATGGTCGAGGGGTTGCGTACCTACTGCGAGGTCCGTGGTGAGGGCGAGCCGGTGGTGCTGTTGCACGGCGGCGGGGTGACCGCGGACAGCTGGTACGCCCAGATTCCCGCGCTCGCCGAGCACTTCCGGGTCCACGCCCCCGAACGCCGTGGTCACGGCCGTACCCCCGACGTCGAAGGCCCCGTCACCACCGACCTGATGGCCGGTGACACCATCGCCCTGCTGGAAACCCTCGCCACCGGCCCCGTTCACCTCGTCGGCTGGAGCGCCGGCGCCACCGTGGCCCTGCGCCTGGCGCTGCGCCGTCCGGACCTGGTGCGCAAGCTCGTCCTCATCAGCGCTGGTGTCAGCCGTGACGGTGCCACCGAGGCGGATGCGGCGATCCTCGGGGACACCGCGCGGCTGGAGGCGATGTTCCGCCCGCAGTACGAACCGCTGTCTCCGGACGGTCCTGGCCACTTCCCCGTGGTGTTCGCCAAGTGGCTGACGATGTGGCGCGAGGAGCCCGACATCGGCCTGGCGGCCCTGACCGCCCTGGAGATGCCCGTCCTGGTCCTGCAAGGTGACGACGACGGCGTGCGGGTCAGTCATGGCGCGGCGATGGCCGCGGCCATCCCGAACGCCCAGTTCGCGGTCCTGCCCGGCACCTCCCACACCGCCCCGCTGGAGAAGCCCCACCTGGTCAACCGGATCCTGCTCGACTTCCTCGCCGACCACCAGGCGCCCAAGCTCATGCCGCTGGGCGCCCTCGACCGGACGCCCCCGGTGCCGCCGGCAGCGCGAGCCGCGGGCTGACGGCCTCCCGTGCGGTGCCGGTGGCCCCCGCAAGCGTCGAGGAACGGCCGACGGGGCATGGCCGGCGGATCAAGCAGGGCGCGGCACGGGGCCGCGACGCCCTGCGCTTCGCTGCCGACCGCTGAGGCCCGGGCGGCAGCGGGGCGGAGAGCGCCTGAGCCCCTGCCGTGCGCCGCTTGTCGGCGGCCCCGGCGTCGACGGTTCCTCGCCCGTGGCCCGGCCGCATGCCGTGCCCGTGCCGCCGCGCCCCATCGCAGCCCTGTTCGGCCCGCCGCGCCCGCGGATTCCGGTCCGCACTCTCGACGGATACCTCTTACTGAGAGATAAAATTGGGGGTGTGACGACACATGCTCCCCGCCACATCGATGCCGCACTCGCGGATGAGTTCTCCGCTCTGCTGGTCGGTATCCAGCGCATGCTGCGGCGTCGCCTGCGTCACCAGAGTCAGCAGCCCAGGCTGCGCGGGGCGCAGGTGGAACTGCTGCGTCTGGTGATGGACAGCCCGGGGCTGCGGGTCCGCGAGGCCGCCGAGGAGTTGTGTCTGGCCGGGAACTCGGTGTCGACCCTGGTCAACCAGTTGGTCGCGCAGGGCCTGCTGCGCCGCGAGGTGGATCCCGGTGATCGGCGGGCGGCGCTGTTGTACGCGACGGTGGCGGCCGAGGAGCGGATCGAGGCCTGGCATCGGCGCCGCAGGGTGCTGATGGGTGAGCTGGTGGCGGGCCTGTCCGAGCAGGAGCAGGCGGCGCTGGCCACCGCACTCCCCGCGCTGCACCACCTCGCCGGGGGCCTGCGCGCCCTGCCGGACGGGGAGCGGTGATGGACCGGGAGGATGCGGTGGTGTGCCGGGGGCTGGAGTACACCTTCCGTCACGGGCGTGGGAAGGCGACGCGGGCGGTGGACGGTATCGACCTGACCGTGCGTGCCGGTGAGGTGTTCGGTCTGCTGGGCCCCAATGGGGCGGGCAAGACCACGGCGATCCGGGCGATCACCACCCTGTTGCCGGTCGGTGCGGGCATGGTGCGGGTCTTCGGTCACGACGTCGCCCGCCGCCCGATGCAGGTGCGGCGTCTGCTCGGCTACGTGCCCCAGCAGCTGTCCGCCGACGCCGGGCTCACCGGCCGCGAGAACGTGGCCCTGTTCGCCCGGGTCTTCGACGTCCCCCGCGCCGAACGCACCCGCCGCGTGGCCCAGGCCCTGGCGGCCGTCGACCTGACCGGGGCCGCCGACCGGATGGCCGCCACCTACTCCGGCGGCATGGTGCGCCGGCTCGAACTCGCCCAGGCCCTGGTCAGCGCCCCGCGCTTGCTGGTCCTGGACGAACCCACCATCGGCCTGGACCCGATCGCCCGCACCGGCGTGTGGGAACGCGTGGACGCCGTGCGCGACGCCACCGGCATGACCGTCCTGGTCACCACCCACTACATGGACGAAGCCGACCGCCACTGCGACCGCATCGCCCTGATGGACCGCGGCCGCATCCGGGCGCTGGGCACTCCCGCCGAACTCAAGGACCGGGTCCGCCAGGCCGCCGGAGCCGGAGCCGACACCGGAGCCGGAGCCGATGCCGGTGCGGCCCAAGCTGAGCCGACCCTGGACGACGTGTTCCGTCACTTCGCCGGCCGTGAGCTGGCCGACGCCACGGAAGGAGACTTCGGTGATGTCCGCCGTACCCGCCGAACGGCCAACCGCGTCGGCTGAACCCTCCGACCGCGGAGCCGAGTTGGACCTGCTGCTGGTGGCCCCGCGCGCCCGCACCGGCTGGCGTGTGATTCCCGCCCGCATCGCCGCGATGTGCGCGGTGGAACTGCAGAAGCTGCGGCACGACCGCACCGAGCTCTACACCCGGGCCGTCCAGCCCGCCCTGTGGCTGCTGATCTTCGGTGAGACCTTCACCCGTCTCAAGGCGATCCCCACCGGCGGCATCCCCTACCTGGACTACCTCGCGCCGGGCATCATCGCCCAGTCCGCGATGTTCATCGCGATCTTCTACGGCATCATGATCATCTGGGAGCGGGACTCCGGGGTCCTGACCAAACTGTTGGTCACCCCGACCCCGCGCGCCGCTCTGGTCACCGGCAAGGCCTTCGCCGCCGGTGTGAAGGCCGTTCTGCAGGCGGTGGTCGTGGTGCTGATCGCCGCGGTCCTGGGCGTCGCGATGACCTGGAACCCGTTGCGCCTGGCGGGCGTGGTGGCCGTGGTGTTGCTCGGCTCGGCGTTCTTCTCCTGCCTCTCGATGGCGATCGCCGGGATCGTGCTGACCCGCGACCGTCTGATGGGTATCGGCCAGGCGATCACCATGCCGCTGTTCTTCGGCTCCAACGCCCTCTACCCGCTCGGCCTGATGCCGGGCTGGCTGCAGGCCGTCAGCAAGGCCAACCCGCTCAGTTACCAGGTCGACGCGCTGCGCGGCCTGCTGATCGGCACCCCCTGCCACCTGCCGCTGGATTTCGCCGTCCTGGCCGCCGCCACCGGTGCCGGCATCGCCGCCGCCTCCGCCTTGCTGGGGCGCCTGGCACGTTGAGGTACCGCCCTGACGGGACGATCGAGGGCCCTGACGGGAAAGACGACAGAAGGTGTCGGGTTTCGCCGGGACCGTGGGGAATACCGACCGGCACCGTGGTGACGTGATGACGTTGTGGGTGCCGGCTGGGACGATTACGACAAGGCAAGGATCCCCATGCGCGAAACACCTGACGAGCTCCACCGTCTCCAGGCCCTCCTCGACACCTCGCTCTCCCGCTCCACCGCGCACCTGCGCTCGATCATCACCAGTGAACGCGCCCTCAGCGCCGGGCAGCTCACCGGCGTGCTCACCGGCATGTGCACGCTCGCGCTGTCCACCGTCACCGCCACGGGCGAGCCGCGCGTCAGCGGCGTGGACGGGCATTTCCTGCACGGTGCATGGCACTTCGGCACCGCGCGCACCTCCGCCAAGGCCCGCCATCTCGCTGAGCGTCCAGCCGCCAGTGCGGCCCACCTGCGCGGGGAGGAGCTGGGCGTGTTCACCCACGGCACCGTGGAGGTCCTCAACCCGCACGGCACCGAACCCGCCGCCGACTGGCCGCAGTTGCTCGCCTACTTCCGCGACTTCTACGGCGATGACGCCTTCGACTGGGACAACGACGTCGTCTACTACCGGCTGCGCCCGCACTGGATGGCCGCGTTCGCCCACGACCCCGACCGGATCGGCGATCCCGGCCTGCCGCTTCCGGATGCCCTGCGGGACCCGCGGCACTGATCTGCGGCTCCGGCGTACGGCTCCGGTGTACGGTGCCGGCGCCGGGCTTTCGGTGTGGGGCTCCGGTGTGGGGCGACAATGGTGTGCGGCCGTGATTCGAGGGTCCCGGCCGCGCACCGGGCGCCGCCCGGGTACGGCAGGCGGACGGACACGGCGGCGGGCGAGACGGCCGGCGGCGGAGGGGGCGGGATGCGGGCGAGCCGGGCGATCGCGTTGTTGCTGCTCCTGCAGAATCGGCGCACGATGACCGCCGCGCAACTCGCGGCCGAGCTGGAGGTGTCCGAACGTACTGTGCAGCGT from Kitasatospora cathayae includes:
- a CDS encoding TetR/AcrR family transcriptional regulator C-terminal domain-containing protein yields the protein MALHREDVVRAALDLLDEVGLERLTTRALTDRLGVQRGALYWHVRSKHELLGAMADTVVARAFTAIDTGDGEAAGWAERTTRFAHRLRQALLAHRDGARLVSGHLTPGTGTLETVEEGLARMRAEGLTLAQAATFGHAVTSYVIGFVLQEQAAHTGRARQAGAGDNAAATVDPERYPHLAEWQTGQPADPDHAFTAGLAFLTAGLSAQLP
- a CDS encoding alpha/beta fold hydrolase, whose protein sequence is MGEYVMVEGLRTYCEVRGEGEPVVLLHGGGVTADSWYAQIPALAEHFRVHAPERRGHGRTPDVEGPVTTDLMAGDTIALLETLATGPVHLVGWSAGATVALRLALRRPDLVRKLVLISAGVSRDGATEADAAILGDTARLEAMFRPQYEPLSPDGPGHFPVVFAKWLTMWREEPDIGLAALTALEMPVLVLQGDDDGVRVSHGAAMAAAIPNAQFAVLPGTSHTAPLEKPHLVNRILLDFLADHQAPKLMPLGALDRTPPVPPAARAAG
- a CDS encoding MarR family winged helix-turn-helix transcriptional regulator; translated protein: MLRRRLRHQSQQPRLRGAQVELLRLVMDSPGLRVREAAEELCLAGNSVSTLVNQLVAQGLLRREVDPGDRRAALLYATVAAEERIEAWHRRRRVLMGELVAGLSEQEQAALATALPALHHLAGGLRALPDGER
- a CDS encoding ATP-binding cassette domain-containing protein, with the protein product MDREDAVVCRGLEYTFRHGRGKATRAVDGIDLTVRAGEVFGLLGPNGAGKTTAIRAITTLLPVGAGMVRVFGHDVARRPMQVRRLLGYVPQQLSADAGLTGRENVALFARVFDVPRAERTRRVAQALAAVDLTGAADRMAATYSGGMVRRLELAQALVSAPRLLVLDEPTIGLDPIARTGVWERVDAVRDATGMTVLVTTHYMDEADRHCDRIALMDRGRIRALGTPAELKDRVRQAAGAGADTGAGADAGAAQAEPTLDDVFRHFAGRELADATEGDFGDVRRTRRTANRVG
- a CDS encoding ABC transporter permease; this encodes MSAVPAERPTASAEPSDRGAELDLLLVAPRARTGWRVIPARIAAMCAVELQKLRHDRTELYTRAVQPALWLLIFGETFTRLKAIPTGGIPYLDYLAPGIIAQSAMFIAIFYGIMIIWERDSGVLTKLLVTPTPRAALVTGKAFAAGVKAVLQAVVVVLIAAVLGVAMTWNPLRLAGVVAVVLLGSAFFSCLSMAIAGIVLTRDRLMGIGQAITMPLFFGSNALYPLGLMPGWLQAVSKANPLSYQVDALRGLLIGTPCHLPLDFAVLAAATGAGIAAASALLGRLAR
- a CDS encoding pyridoxamine 5'-phosphate oxidase family protein, coding for MRETPDELHRLQALLDTSLSRSTAHLRSIITSERALSAGQLTGVLTGMCTLALSTVTATGEPRVSGVDGHFLHGAWHFGTARTSAKARHLAERPAASAAHLRGEELGVFTHGTVEVLNPHGTEPAADWPQLLAYFRDFYGDDAFDWDNDVVYYRLRPHWMAAFAHDPDRIGDPGLPLPDALRDPRH